A genomic region of Pararge aegeria chromosome 11, ilParAegt1.1, whole genome shotgun sequence contains the following coding sequences:
- the LOC120627207 gene encoding acyl-CoA Delta(11) desaturase-like isoform X2 — translation MAPVVTVTKVLKKQKLLYDKHSIKEHDTKDTLLENCDSKSVAAHRAVDYYDEALPKNDPKFLAPVRRWEKRMGFLTPLRWINIIVISLFHIITVASTAYIFIMGEGPKWQTNLFELTLGGVSGFGVTAGAHRYWTHRAFKATTPLRIIFMLCFSLSGQNNIFNWVRDHRVHHKRSETIADPHDARRGFFFAHVGWLLMKKHPLVVKEGNQLDMSDIINDPVVKFHTKYFNFFKITLCLILPSITKVLLWNETWKAAIVSTLVRYLSSVNFTWSVNSFAHLWGNRPYDKHIMPVESWKVSFFAMGEGWHNYHHTFPWDYKAAELSYFLNVTTMYIDLFAALGWAYDLKKASPSLIEAIVKKRGYKS, via the exons ATGGCACCAGTAGTCACCGTTACGAaagtgttaaaaaaacaaaagctgcTCTATGATAAACACAGCATTAAAGAACATGATACAAAAGATACTTTGTTAGAAAACTGCGATAGCAAAAGTGTTGCAGCTCATAGAGCTGTAGATTACTATGACGAAGCGCTACCGAAAAATGACCCAAAATTCCTTGCACCCGTAAGAAGATGGGAAAAGCGGATGGGGTTCCTGACCCCACTCCGATGGATAAACATTATTGTCATATCGTTATTTCACATAATAACTGTAGCAAGTactgcatatatatttataatgggTGAAGGGCCTAAATGGCAGACTAACCTTTTTG AATTGACCCTTGGAGGTGTGAGCGGGTTTGGTGTTACCGCAGGTGCCCATCGGTACTGGACGCACAGAGCGTTCAAAGCTACGACGCCACTAAGAATCATATTCATGCTCTGTTTTTCTTTATCGGGTCAG aacaatatatttaattggGTGAGAGACCATCGCGTCCATCACAAAAGGTCTGAGACGATAGCGGACCCGCACGATGCGCGACGAGGATTCTTCTTTGCCCACGTCGGGTGGCTTTTAATGAAAAAACATCCTCTTGTTGTCAAAGAAGGAAATCAACTCGATATGAGTGACATTATCAATGACCCAGTGGTCAAGTTTCATACAAA ATACTtcaattttttcaaaataacattGTGTTTGATTCTGCCCTCTATAACTAAAGTGCTATTATGGAATGAAACCTGGAAAGCCGCCATAGTTTCGACGTTAGTAAGATACCTATCAAGCGTTAACTTCACCTGGTCTGTGAACAGCTTTGCACATCTGTGGGGTAACAGGCCCTATGATAA acatATAATGCCCGTAGAAAGTTGGAAAGTATCATTTTTTGCAATGGGTGAAGGCTGGCACAACTATCACCACACCTTTCCATGGGACTACAAAGCGGCGGAGCTCTCTTATTTTCTGAACGTTACTACGATGTACATAGACTTGTTTGCGGCCCTGGGATGGGCATATGACTTGAAGAAGGCGTCGCCATCCCTTATAGAAGCTATTGTAAAGAAAAGAGgatataaaagttga
- the LOC120627207 gene encoding acyl-CoA Delta(11) desaturase-like isoform X1, which yields MNVQKQLNTFKMAPVVTVTKVLKKQKLLYDKHSIKEHDTKDTLLENCDSKSVAAHRAVDYYDEALPKNDPKFLAPVRRWEKRMGFLTPLRWINIIVISLFHIITVASTAYIFIMGEGPKWQTNLFELTLGGVSGFGVTAGAHRYWTHRAFKATTPLRIIFMLCFSLSGQNNIFNWVRDHRVHHKRSETIADPHDARRGFFFAHVGWLLMKKHPLVVKEGNQLDMSDIINDPVVKFHTKYFNFFKITLCLILPSITKVLLWNETWKAAIVSTLVRYLSSVNFTWSVNSFAHLWGNRPYDKHIMPVESWKVSFFAMGEGWHNYHHTFPWDYKAAELSYFLNVTTMYIDLFAALGWAYDLKKASPSLIEAIVKKRGYKS from the exons AAAATGGCACCAGTAGTCACCGTTACGAaagtgttaaaaaaacaaaagctgcTCTATGATAAACACAGCATTAAAGAACATGATACAAAAGATACTTTGTTAGAAAACTGCGATAGCAAAAGTGTTGCAGCTCATAGAGCTGTAGATTACTATGACGAAGCGCTACCGAAAAATGACCCAAAATTCCTTGCACCCGTAAGAAGATGGGAAAAGCGGATGGGGTTCCTGACCCCACTCCGATGGATAAACATTATTGTCATATCGTTATTTCACATAATAACTGTAGCAAGTactgcatatatatttataatgggTGAAGGGCCTAAATGGCAGACTAACCTTTTTG AATTGACCCTTGGAGGTGTGAGCGGGTTTGGTGTTACCGCAGGTGCCCATCGGTACTGGACGCACAGAGCGTTCAAAGCTACGACGCCACTAAGAATCATATTCATGCTCTGTTTTTCTTTATCGGGTCAG aacaatatatttaattggGTGAGAGACCATCGCGTCCATCACAAAAGGTCTGAGACGATAGCGGACCCGCACGATGCGCGACGAGGATTCTTCTTTGCCCACGTCGGGTGGCTTTTAATGAAAAAACATCCTCTTGTTGTCAAAGAAGGAAATCAACTCGATATGAGTGACATTATCAATGACCCAGTGGTCAAGTTTCATACAAA ATACTtcaattttttcaaaataacattGTGTTTGATTCTGCCCTCTATAACTAAAGTGCTATTATGGAATGAAACCTGGAAAGCCGCCATAGTTTCGACGTTAGTAAGATACCTATCAAGCGTTAACTTCACCTGGTCTGTGAACAGCTTTGCACATCTGTGGGGTAACAGGCCCTATGATAA acatATAATGCCCGTAGAAAGTTGGAAAGTATCATTTTTTGCAATGGGTGAAGGCTGGCACAACTATCACCACACCTTTCCATGGGACTACAAAGCGGCGGAGCTCTCTTATTTTCTGAACGTTACTACGATGTACATAGACTTGTTTGCGGCCCTGGGATGGGCATATGACTTGAAGAAGGCGTCGCCATCCCTTATAGAAGCTATTGTAAAGAAAAGAGgatataaaagttga
- the LOC120627397 gene encoding acyl-CoA Delta(11) desaturase-like codes for MAPAVTVTRVLATQKPIYDNYIIREHNINNILRDNCKNNDVAAHKVLDYYDEALPKNDPKFLAPLRKWEKRMGFVTPLRWINIIGVLLFHLITLLYLLYQFVMGEWPTWQSYLLESFLGGVSGFGVTAGAHRYWTHRSFKATTPLRIILMLCFSVSGQNQIFNWVRDHRVHHKMSETLADPHNAQRGFFFAHVGWFLMKKHPITVNEGNKLDMSDILDDPLVKFHSKYFNFFKITLCFILPTLTKIILWNETWKGAIGTTLIRYLLSVNFTWSVNSFAHLWGNRPYDRNIMPAESWKVSFVAMGEGWHNYHHTFPWDYKAAELSYFLNVTTMYIDLFAALGWAYDLKKASPSLIEAIVRKRGLKNR; via the exons ATGGCTCCAGCAGTCACCGTAACAAGAGTATTAGCAACACAAAAGCCGATTTATGACAACTACATTATTAgagaacataatataaataatattttgcgaGACAATTGCAAAAACAATGATGTTGCAGCACACAAAGTTTTAGATTATTACGATGAGGCCTTACCTAAAAATGACCCGAAATTTCTTGCACCCTTAAGAAAATGGGAAAAGCGGATGGGCTTCGTGACACCACTCCGATGGATAAACATTATTGGCGTATTGTTGTTCCacttaataactttattatacttattataccAATTTGTAATGGGAGAATGGCCTACATGGCAAAGTTATCTGCTTG AATCTTTTCTTGGAGGAGTGAGCGGGTTTGGCGTAACTGCAGGTGCTCATCGGTACTGGACGCACAGATCATTTAAAGCTACTACACCACTAAGAATAATTCTCATGCTCTGTTTTTCCGTATCGGGTCAG AACCAGATATTTAATTGGGTAAGAGACCATCGCGTCCATCACAAAATGTCCGAGACGTTAGCAGATCCCCACAATGCGCAACGAGGGTTCTTCTTCGCCCATGTTGGCtggtttttaatgaaaaaacatCCCATTACCGTCAATGAAGGAAATAAGCTGGATATGAGTGATATTCTCGACGACCCATTAGTCAAGTTCCATTCCAA gtacttcaatttttttaaaataacattgtgtTTCATTCTACCTActttaactaaaattatattatggaaCGAAACGTGGAAGGGCGCCATTGGTACTACGTTAATACGATATTTGTTGAGCGTCAACTTCACCTGGTCGGTGAACAGTTTTGCACATCTGTGGGGAAACAGACCCTATGACAG AAATATAATGCCAGCTGAAAGTTGGAAAGTGTCATTTGTTGCAATGGGAGAAGGCTGGCACAACTATCACCACACCTTTCCATGGGACTACAAAGCGGCGGAGCTTTCTTATTTTCTGAACGTTACTACGATGTACATAGACTTGTTTGCGGCCCTGGGTTGGGCATATGACTTGAAGAAGGCGTCGCCATCCCTTATTGAAGCAATTGTAAGGAAAAGAGGACTTAAAAATAGATAG